The following proteins come from a genomic window of Streptomyces sp. Sge12:
- a CDS encoding LysR family transcriptional regulator: MMHQPSSEAWMSMNRYVEDMAVTTLLAPRLAYFVAVARHEHVTRAAHELGVPQSTLSRAMVRLEQDLGVTLFARKGRTVALTTAGRTFLASAEQALTEIGRAAESVQQDADPAAGKVAFGFLHTLGSETVPGLIRAFRADHPRIRFSLVQNYGEAMLEKLRAGELDLCLTSPLPDAPDLVARRLDEQRLRLVVPDDHRLATRKRIRLAEAAEETFVTLEPGYGMRRITDDLCAEAGFTPKIAFEGEEAETLRGLVAAGLGVALLPPPAVARPGVVELTVTAPRAVREIGLAWLDGHPDTPPVAEFKRFLLSRRGRLIPELDPSVG, translated from the coding sequence CTGATGCATCAACCCAGCTCAGAAGCGTGGATGTCGATGAACCGTTACGTAGAAGACATGGCCGTGACAACTTTGCTGGCCCCGCGGCTGGCCTACTTCGTCGCGGTCGCCCGCCACGAGCACGTCACCCGCGCCGCCCACGAGCTGGGCGTCCCGCAGTCGACCCTGTCCCGCGCCATGGTCCGGCTCGAACAGGACCTCGGCGTCACGCTGTTCGCCCGCAAGGGCCGTACGGTCGCCCTCACCACGGCCGGCCGCACCTTCCTGGCCTCGGCCGAGCAGGCCCTGACGGAGATCGGCCGCGCCGCCGAATCCGTACAGCAGGACGCCGATCCGGCGGCCGGCAAGGTGGCCTTCGGCTTCCTGCACACCCTGGGCTCGGAGACCGTGCCCGGCCTCATCCGCGCCTTCCGCGCCGACCACCCGCGGATCCGGTTCTCCCTCGTCCAGAACTACGGCGAGGCCATGCTGGAGAAGCTCCGGGCCGGCGAACTCGACCTGTGCCTGACCTCCCCGCTGCCGGACGCCCCCGACCTGGTCGCCCGGCGCCTGGACGAACAGCGGCTGCGGCTGGTGGTCCCGGACGACCACCGCCTCGCGACCCGCAAGCGCATCCGCCTCGCCGAGGCCGCCGAGGAAACCTTCGTCACCCTGGAGCCCGGCTACGGGATGCGCCGCATCACCGACGACCTGTGCGCGGAGGCCGGGTTCACCCCGAAGATCGCCTTCGAGGGGGAGGAGGCCGAGACCCTGCGCGGCCTGGTCGCCGCCGGCCTCGGCGTGGCCCTCCTGCCACCCCCGGCCGTGGCCCGCCCCGGCGTGGTCGAACTGACGGTCACCGCCCCGCGCGCCGTCCGCGAGATCGGCCTCGCCTGGCTCGACGGCCACCCCGACACCCCGCCGGTGGCGGAGTTCAAGCGCTTCCTCCTCTCCCGCCGCGGCCGCCTGATCCCCGAACTGGACCCGTCCGTCGGCTGA
- a CDS encoding MFS transporter has product MPPVHTGAPVIPGASTPSSPAPQPLSPGRPGYRRMSLALFAAGLATFALLYSTQALLPAISAGLGVTAGQASWTVSAATGALALFVLPLSALSERFGRTRMMTCSMVIAVGVGLLVPFAPNVEWLVALRAVQGAAIAGVPASAMAYLAEEVKPKALVAAIGLFVAGNSIGGMSGRLVTGWAAQLWGWRAGLLAVALMALACAVAFLVLLPRARFFRPASLNPRAVGRTVAGHLRDPLLLRLYGIGALFMTVFGAVYTVIGYRLVDEPFSLGQGVIGSIFLIYLVGTVSSAAAGKLVARAGRRGALYLAVTTTALGLLASLSESLPVIVLGLVLITAGFFAGHAVASAAVSRTAKTGRAQASALYQSAYYLGSSAGGTLGALAYHSAGWAATVGIALLAVLGVVSITLYGSHAARAQRRVPASAVGAR; this is encoded by the coding sequence ATGCCTCCCGTTCATACCGGGGCACCCGTCATCCCGGGTGCCTCCACCCCGTCGTCCCCCGCACCGCAGCCCCTCTCCCCCGGCCGCCCCGGCTACCGCCGGATGAGCCTCGCGCTCTTCGCCGCCGGACTCGCGACCTTCGCCCTCCTCTACTCCACCCAGGCGCTGTTGCCCGCGATCTCCGCCGGCCTCGGGGTGACCGCGGGGCAGGCCAGCTGGACGGTGTCCGCGGCCACCGGCGCGCTCGCCCTGTTCGTCCTGCCGCTGAGCGCGCTGTCCGAGCGGTTCGGCCGCACCCGGATGATGACCTGCTCGATGGTGATCGCCGTCGGGGTGGGCCTGCTGGTGCCGTTCGCGCCGAACGTGGAGTGGCTGGTGGCGCTGCGCGCCGTCCAGGGCGCAGCGATCGCCGGGGTTCCGGCCTCCGCGATGGCGTACCTGGCGGAGGAGGTCAAGCCGAAGGCCCTGGTCGCCGCGATCGGCCTGTTCGTGGCGGGCAATTCCATCGGCGGCATGAGCGGCCGCCTGGTCACCGGCTGGGCCGCGCAGCTGTGGGGCTGGCGGGCGGGCCTGCTGGCCGTCGCCCTGATGGCGCTGGCGTGCGCGGTGGCCTTCCTGGTGCTGCTGCCCCGGGCGCGGTTCTTCCGGCCCGCGTCGCTGAACCCGCGCGCGGTGGGCCGTACCGTCGCCGGCCACCTGCGCGATCCGCTGCTGCTGCGGCTGTACGGGATCGGCGCACTGTTCATGACGGTCTTCGGCGCGGTCTACACCGTGATCGGCTACCGGCTGGTGGACGAGCCGTTCTCGCTCGGCCAGGGCGTGATCGGGTCGATCTTCCTGATCTACCTGGTCGGTACGGTCTCCTCCGCCGCCGCCGGCAAGCTGGTGGCCCGCGCGGGGCGGCGCGGCGCGCTGTACCTGGCCGTGACCACCACGGCGCTGGGACTGCTGGCGTCGCTGTCCGAGTCGCTCCCGGTGATCGTGCTCGGGCTGGTGCTGATCACCGCGGGCTTCTTCGCGGGGCACGCGGTGGCGTCCGCCGCGGTGAGCCGGACGGCGAAGACGGGCCGGGCGCAGGCCTCCGCGCTCTACCAGTCGGCGTACTACCTCGGCTCCAGCGCGGGCGGCACCCTGGGCGCCCTCGCCTACCACTCGGCGGGCTGGGCGGCCACGGTCGGCATCGCGCTGCTGGCGGTGCTCGGCGTCGTGTCGATCACCCTGTACGGGTCGCACGCGGCGCGCGCGCAGCGCCGTGTGCCGGCCTCGGCCGTGGGCGCGCGCTGA
- a CDS encoding L,D-transpeptidase family protein encodes MGTRIGTRAAVLGGAAALALPWVVAGGGPAQAAASCTLTTGPYQRQVEQFLGRPVDGKQSAADCTAIRSFQASHGITPTQGYAGPLTWQTMSTMLAQRAAGSTPNRAGDCPVNRGRIACVDLTRQLSWVQDGATLKYGPVPVRTGKDGTETRTGLKKIYYRSIDHWSTLYNVSMPYAQFFDGGIAFHSTTKSMWNPPGSGGCVNMRPADAKAYWTLLGNGEDVYVYGRKPGT; translated from the coding sequence ATGGGTACGCGGATCGGGACACGGGCGGCGGTGCTGGGCGGGGCGGCCGCGCTGGCACTGCCGTGGGTGGTGGCGGGCGGCGGGCCGGCGCAGGCCGCCGCCTCCTGCACCCTCACGACGGGGCCGTACCAGCGGCAGGTCGAGCAGTTCCTCGGGCGGCCGGTGGACGGGAAGCAGTCGGCGGCCGACTGCACGGCGATCCGGTCCTTCCAGGCGAGCCACGGGATCACCCCGACCCAGGGCTATGCCGGACCGCTGACCTGGCAGACGATGAGCACGATGCTGGCCCAGCGGGCGGCCGGCAGCACCCCGAACAGGGCGGGCGACTGCCCGGTGAACCGGGGGCGGATCGCCTGCGTGGACCTGACGCGGCAGCTGAGCTGGGTCCAGGACGGCGCCACCCTGAAGTACGGGCCCGTTCCGGTCCGCACCGGCAAGGACGGCACGGAGACCCGGACCGGCCTGAAGAAGATCTACTACCGCAGCATCGACCACTGGTCGACGCTCTACAACGTCTCGATGCCGTACGCGCAGTTCTTCGACGGGGGCATCGCCTTCCACTCGACGACCAAGAGCATGTGGAACCCGCCCGGTTCGGGCGGCTGCGTGAACATGCGGCCCGCCGACGCCAAGGCGTACTGGACCCTGCTGGGGAATGGCGAGGACGTCTACGTGTACGGCCGCAAGCCCGGCACCTAG
- a CDS encoding MFS transporter → MRRGGEIRKPRRGEPGLLAQLRRPPGGRDARIMLLTQALDRAGTGVWAASSVLYFTFVVGLDAGQLGLLLGAAGVAGIAGSPLAGHLADRFQVRTLLIGCHLIRLGALCALLAVTDFRVLLLLFAVTHLGDRGAKTLEMLFATRVAGERRATYQALSRSSANAGYALGAGLAAIGLAVGTRGAYHVLILADALSFLVAAALVWRTREPAGHGSVTAARPEDADPDPAAAETGPGGAGGPGGPGPWRDRGYLRFVLLDIPMHLDDSILGVGLPLWLVAHTAAPHALIPAFLVINTVLVVVLQLRVSARVQGPRGAADAVALYGLMTLACCVFLAAAPGGGVLAASAALLAAAVLATAAELMRSVSSWELAVSLAPRRARASYLGVAGMAQSVQKSAGPLLLTGAVMVAGPAGWLALGAGVAGLSLVQRRASLRRLERLGTPPPPAAAAAARRQDTA, encoded by the coding sequence ATGCGGCGCGGTGGGGAGATCCGCAAGCCACGACGGGGGGAGCCCGGGCTGCTGGCGCAACTGCGCCGGCCGCCGGGCGGCCGTGACGCGCGGATCATGCTGCTCACCCAGGCGCTGGACCGCGCGGGCACCGGCGTGTGGGCCGCGTCCTCCGTCCTCTACTTCACCTTCGTCGTCGGACTCGACGCCGGACAGCTGGGCCTGCTGCTCGGCGCGGCCGGGGTGGCGGGCATCGCCGGATCGCCGCTGGCGGGCCACCTCGCCGACCGCTTCCAGGTCCGCACCCTGCTGATCGGCTGCCACCTGATCCGCCTGGGCGCCCTGTGCGCCCTGCTGGCGGTCACCGACTTCCGCGTGCTGCTGCTCCTGTTCGCCGTCACCCACCTGGGAGACCGGGGCGCCAAGACGCTGGAGATGCTCTTCGCCACCCGGGTCGCGGGCGAGCGCCGCGCCACCTACCAGGCGCTGTCGCGCAGCTCGGCGAACGCCGGCTACGCCCTCGGTGCGGGACTCGCCGCCATCGGACTCGCCGTCGGCACCCGGGGCGCCTACCACGTGCTGATCCTGGCCGACGCGCTGTCGTTCCTGGTGGCCGCCGCCCTGGTGTGGCGCACCCGGGAGCCGGCCGGCCACGGGTCGGTGACCGCCGCACGGCCCGAGGACGCGGACCCGGACCCGGCGGCCGCGGAGACCGGACCGGGCGGTGCGGGCGGTCCGGGCGGCCCGGGCCCCTGGCGGGACCGCGGCTACCTGCGGTTCGTCCTGCTGGACATCCCGATGCACCTGGACGACTCGATCCTCGGCGTCGGCCTGCCGCTGTGGCTGGTCGCCCACACCGCCGCCCCGCACGCGCTGATCCCGGCCTTCCTGGTCATCAACACCGTGCTCGTCGTCGTCCTGCAGCTACGGGTCTCGGCGCGGGTCCAGGGCCCCCGCGGTGCGGCGGACGCGGTCGCCCTGTACGGCCTGATGACCCTCGCCTGCTGCGTCTTCCTCGCCGCCGCACCCGGCGGCGGGGTCCTGGCCGCCTCGGCCGCCCTGCTCGCCGCGGCGGTACTGGCCACCGCGGCGGAACTGATGCGCTCGGTGAGCTCCTGGGAACTGGCCGTCTCCCTCGCGCCGCGGCGGGCGCGCGCCTCCTACCTCGGGGTGGCCGGCATGGCCCAGTCCGTCCAGAAGTCCGCGGGCCCGCTGCTGCTCACCGGCGCGGTGATGGTGGCCGGCCCGGCAGGCTGGCTGGCCCTCGGGGCGGGGGTGGCGGGACTGTCCCTCGTCCAACGCCGGGCCAGCCTGCGGCGGCTGGAGCGGCTCGGCACCCCGCCCCCGCCCGCCGCCGCGGCCGCCGCGCGCCGGCAGGACACCGCCTAG
- a CDS encoding sigma-70 family RNA polymerase sigma factor, with product MSDLATTDMDLDTAMDRYRVELTGYCYRMLGSSFDAEDAVQDTYIRAWRSYDKFEGRSSLRSWLYRIATNVCLDLLNAGKKRARPMDLTAPQHQASAVLNERPEVTWLEPVPDGRVLPQTADPAEMALAKESVRLAFVAALQHLPAKQRAVLILREVLAWKADEVARLLETTTASVNSALQRARATLAGQALRDSEPADPLDADQAQLLARYLSAFEAYDISRLTALLHEDAVLSMPPFDLWLQGHEDIAAWHLNQGIGCKGSRLVPTTANGMPAFGQYRPREDGRPGHTPWALQVLEISDGKIVGLNAFLDTARWFPLFGLPEQLDEAYEVQ from the coding sequence ATGAGCGATCTCGCCACCACCGATATGGACCTCGACACGGCCATGGACCGGTACCGGGTCGAGCTCACCGGCTACTGCTACCGGATGCTCGGCTCGTCCTTCGACGCCGAGGACGCGGTGCAGGACACCTACATCCGCGCCTGGCGCAGCTACGACAAGTTCGAGGGCCGGTCCTCGCTGCGGTCGTGGCTCTACCGGATCGCCACCAACGTCTGCCTGGACCTGCTGAACGCGGGGAAGAAGCGGGCCCGCCCGATGGACCTCACCGCCCCCCAGCACCAGGCCTCCGCCGTGCTCAACGAGCGCCCCGAGGTGACCTGGCTGGAGCCGGTCCCGGACGGCAGGGTGCTGCCGCAGACCGCCGACCCGGCGGAGATGGCGCTGGCGAAGGAGTCCGTCCGCCTGGCCTTCGTCGCGGCGCTCCAGCACCTGCCCGCCAAGCAGCGTGCCGTGCTGATCCTGCGCGAGGTGCTGGCCTGGAAGGCCGACGAGGTGGCCCGGCTCCTGGAGACCACCACGGCCTCGGTGAACAGCGCCCTCCAGCGGGCACGGGCCACCCTGGCCGGACAGGCGCTGCGCGACAGCGAGCCGGCGGACCCGCTGGACGCGGACCAGGCGCAGCTGCTGGCCCGGTACCTCTCCGCCTTCGAGGCCTACGACATCTCGCGGCTCACCGCGCTGCTGCACGAGGACGCCGTGCTGTCGATGCCGCCGTTCGACCTGTGGCTCCAGGGCCACGAGGACATCGCGGCCTGGCACCTGAACCAGGGCATCGGCTGCAAGGGTTCCCGTCTCGTCCCGACGACGGCGAACGGCATGCCGGCCTTCGGCCAGTACCGTCCGCGCGAGGACGGGCGGCCGGGCCACACCCCGTGGGCGCTCCAGGTGCTGGAGATCTCAGACGGCAAGATCGTCGGGCTCAACGCCTTCCTGGACACCGCACGGTGGTTCCCGCTGTTCGGCCTCCCCGAGCAGCTCGACGAGGCCTACGAGGTCCAGTAG
- a CDS encoding STAS domain-containing protein encodes MEIQRLVLPGPAPTAHDAAGLCERLARLYEDGARAVECDARAVTAPGLGAVEVLARLRLAARGRPLRVTGAAPGLRALLDLVGLVELLGEAEQREPPCGVQEGVEPDDLAV; translated from the coding sequence GTGGAGATCCAAAGACTCGTGCTGCCCGGACCCGCACCGACCGCCCACGACGCGGCGGGGCTGTGCGAGCGCCTGGCCCGGCTCTACGAGGACGGGGCGCGCGCGGTGGAGTGCGATGCGCGGGCCGTCACCGCGCCGGGGCTGGGCGCCGTCGAGGTGCTGGCCCGGCTCCGGCTGGCCGCCCGGGGGCGGCCGCTGCGGGTGACCGGGGCCGCGCCCGGCCTACGGGCCCTACTGGACCTCGTAGGCCTCGTCGAGCTGCTCGGGGAGGCCGAACAGCGGGAACCACCGTGCGGTGTCCAGGAAGGCGTTGAGCCCGACGATCTTGCCGTCTGA
- a CDS encoding Uma2 family endonuclease, which yields MSALTVQQEPRGGDSWEGLVRLWEETDWPEGCKVEIIEGIVTVAPPPVNHHNYIAHQVHRALLAVVPDDSGIYQTLNVAVPSRSGLFIPDLVVVHDQVVLEDANYIPAAAAELVVEITSKSNAVNDRVAKLHGYATAGIPLYLLIDPHSSGEPAIHLYGEPGNGTYRLLWSGKFGEAVKLPEPFNLAIDTSTFPRP from the coding sequence ATGAGCGCACTCACCGTCCAGCAGGAGCCGCGGGGCGGCGACAGCTGGGAGGGCCTAGTCCGTCTCTGGGAGGAGACGGACTGGCCCGAGGGCTGCAAGGTGGAGATCATCGAGGGGATCGTCACCGTGGCACCACCGCCCGTCAACCACCACAACTACATCGCCCACCAGGTGCATCGGGCCCTGTTGGCCGTCGTCCCGGACGACAGCGGGATCTACCAGACGCTGAACGTCGCCGTCCCCTCCCGTAGTGGGTTGTTCATCCCGGACCTGGTCGTGGTCCACGATCAGGTAGTCCTGGAGGACGCCAACTACATTCCTGCAGCCGCCGCCGAACTCGTTGTCGAGATCACCTCGAAGTCGAACGCGGTCAACGACCGCGTCGCCAAGCTTCACGGATACGCCACCGCCGGTATCCCGCTGTATCTGCTCATCGACCCGCACTCGTCCGGTGAGCCCGCGATCCATTTGTACGGCGAGCCCGGAAACGGAACGTACCGACTGCTGTGGTCGGGCAAGTTCGGCGAGGCCGTCAAACTTCCCGAGCCCTTCAACCTTGCGATCGACACCTCCACCTTCCCCCGCCCCTGA